A genomic window from Streptomyces mirabilis includes:
- a CDS encoding response regulator transcription factor: protein MRVVVAEDLFLLREGLVRLLKARGFEIVAATDSAPGLLDALLEFRPDLAIVDIRLPPTHTDDGLRAALAARERIPGLPILLLSQYVEQIYAQELLADQGGGVGYLLKERVFSDDQFVDVIRTVAAGGTVMDPEVVTKLLDRRSRGEREPLSRLTERERQVLELMAEGRSNSAIANRLFISEKAVSKHSTSIFTKLELAPSDDDNRRVLAVLAYLMSVPREGRIPPSH from the coding sequence GTGCGGGTAGTCGTCGCGGAAGATCTCTTTTTGCTCCGGGAGGGGCTGGTCCGGCTTCTCAAGGCGCGCGGGTTCGAGATCGTGGCGGCCACCGACAGCGCGCCGGGTCTGCTCGATGCGCTGCTGGAATTCCGGCCGGACTTGGCGATCGTGGACATCAGGCTGCCGCCCACCCACACTGACGACGGGCTCCGTGCGGCACTCGCCGCCCGGGAACGGATACCCGGGCTGCCGATCCTGCTGCTCTCCCAGTACGTCGAGCAGATCTACGCCCAGGAACTGCTCGCCGACCAGGGGGGCGGGGTCGGCTATCTGCTCAAGGAGCGGGTGTTCAGTGACGACCAGTTCGTCGACGTGATCCGTACGGTCGCCGCGGGCGGCACGGTCATGGACCCCGAAGTGGTCACCAAGCTGCTCGACCGCCGCAGCCGTGGCGAACGCGAACCCCTCTCCAGGCTTACCGAGCGGGAACGCCAGGTGTTGGAGCTCATGGCCGAGGGACGCTCCAACAGCGCCATCGCGAACCGGCTCTTCATCAGCGAGAAGGCCGTGTCCAAGCACAGCACCAGCATCTTCACCAAACTGGAGCTCGCTCCTTCCGACGACGACAACCGTCGCGTACTGGCCGTTCTCGCCTACCTCATGTCCGTGCCGCGTGAAGGCCGCATTCCGCCGAGCCACTGA